The following is a genomic window from Spirosoma agri.
CGCTGTATCGGGGGTTGAATCTGGCGGGAAGCGGCCTGAATGCCCAGGTTACGCTTGGGAATATTCGTAGCATCAATGTAACGCTGCTGGGGCAAGTCGTCCGGCCCGGTACCTACACAGTATCGTCGCTGGCGTCGGTATTCAATGCGCTCTATGCATCGGGTGGGCCGTCGCCCGAACGCGGTTCGTTTCGGTCCATTCGGGTATACCGGAGCAACCGACTTGTGCGAACGCTTGATGTATACGACTTTCTGCTGCGGGCCGACCAGAAAGACAATATTCGGTTGTTCGATCAGGATATTGTGTTCGTGGATCAGTACAGCACGCGCGTCGAGCTGGCGGGCGAAGTGAAGCAACCCGGCTTGTACGAAATCAAACCGGGTGAAACGCTCCAAACCCTGCTGAATTTTGCCGGGGGCTACACCGACCGCGCTTACACCGCGTCCATCAACGTGCTGCGCAATACGTCGACCGAGCAACAGTTACGTACGGTTTCAGCCCAGGAAGTAACCAACTTTATCCCTAAACCGGGCGATCGATACACGGTTGGCGTTATTCTGAACCGAATCGAAAACAACGTGACAATTGGAGGTGCCGTGTTTCGGCCCGGTGATTTTTCGCTGGAAAAGAACCCGACGCTGAAACAGCTTATTCGCAGTGCTGAAGGACTTCGGGAGGACGCGTTTCTGAACCGCGCGACCATCCGGCGTCTTCGTCCGAATCTCGATCCGGCGCTTATTTCGGTCGATATTGGTAAAGTCGTACGGGCCGAGATTGCGGACATACCGCTTCATCGCGAAGATATCGTAACCATTCACACGATCAGCGAGCTTCGGCAAAATCGTACCGTTTCGATTAAGGGTGAAGTTAATAAGGCGGGCACGTTTGCGTTTGCCGATAGTATGACGGTTGCCAATCTGATTGTACTGGCGGGTGGCTTTTCGGAAGGGGCCATCGCTTCCCGGATGGAGATTGCCCGACGGGTCGGAACCGATACCACCGACTTACCCAACGGACAGACGATTCGTCTGATCGCCGTTGACATTGATCCCAATCTCCGCTTGAATCCTGCCGATGCCCGACTCACGTTACAGCCTTTCGATGAGGTATTTGTGCGTCGTTCGCCCCATTACGAAGACCAGAAAGGAGCTATTGTACGCGGAGACGTGTTCTACCCCGGTTCGTACGCCATTCGTACCACGACGGATCGGGTAGCGGACCTGATCGCTCGGGCTGGTGGCCTCAAACCCGATGCCTATTTGCCAGCAGCCCGGTTCACGCGCAAGGGGGAAGTCGTGTCAATCGATATGCGTAAAATTCTCGATAATCCGGCGGATCCGGGCAATCTTCTGCTCGACGATGGGGATTCACTGACCATTCCGCGCCGGGTTGAACTGGTTCGAATTCGCGGTGAGGTGCTGAATCCGATAACCGTAGAGTACAACCCGGCTAACTCATTTCGCGATTACATCGCCGAAGCGGGTAACTTCACCAAAAAGGCTATCCGTCGAAAAACCTACGTCATTGCTACCAATGGCAAAATCAGACCGACTAAATCCGTATTGGGTATTCATCGGTTTCCGACACCGGAGCGGGGCATGACAATCATCGTTCCGGCGGAGTCGCCAAAGGAATCCGGCAAGACATCGCCCGCCGAACGCACTGCCATGTTGAGTGTTATCGCTTCCGCTGCCGCCGTTGTATTGACCGCGTTACGCCTTTTTTCAAACTAAGCGACTAACCCGACCAAATCGTACCGTGAAGCAGGATTTACCACGTATGCCCCCAACCGATCTGTCAGCCAAGTCCCTGATCAGGCTTGCCTGGCAGGGCCGAATGCGGCTGGGACTGGTCGTAATCCTGTTTACTCTGCTGGGTATTGTCGTTGCGTTACTGACGACGCCGGAGTTTGTCTCCGAAGCCCGAATTATGCCGGAAATGAACAGCGGTGACGGTGGCGTGTTTAAACGACTGGCATCCGTCGCCGGATTTTCGGGATTCGATCTGTCCGATGCGGAGGAGGTTGATGCCGTCCGTCCGGATCTGTACCCGAACGTGCTGCAAAGTACACCCTTCGTCCTCTACTTACTCGATCAGGCTGTAGCGCAGACGAATGGCCAGATGACTACAATCGCGGCTTTATTATGGCCTGCCGACAACTGGTCGCTGGGGGATTGGTTCAGCGCCGAAAAAACGGGCGATACCAAGCCGGTCGATCAACAAATTGATCAGCCGCTGAACCTAAGCCGTCGACAGGAGAAGCTGATCGAAGATGTGGGTAAACGAGTCCATGCCAAGCTGGACACCCGTTCGGGGGTGATCACGATTACGGCCAGGATGCCCGATGCCCGTGTTGCCGCTACAGCTGCTCAGTTGGCGATGAACTACCTGACGCAGTACGTGACGAGTTATCGAACCGAAAAAGCCCGGCAGGATTTACGGTTTTACACCCGGCAATTGAACGAAGCCCGGAAGCGGTATCAACTGGCGCAGTATGGTGTATTTCGGTATGATGATGAGCACAAAAATTTTGTCGTGCAGGCCGCTACCATGGAAAAGCAGCGCAGAGAAGCCGAGTTGATGATTGCACAGACGGTTTACACCGAACTGTCGCGGCAGTTTGAGCAGGCAAAGCTCAAGGTGCAGGAACGGACGCCCGTTTTCAAAGTGCTCGAACCCGCTAAAATTCCCCGCGTGCGGATATCGCCGAAGCGGACGCTGATGGTGCTGGTGTATGCAATGGTGGGTTTGGGCGTTGGTATGACGTATCTGGTTCTCCGACGCGCTAACCCGATCGGCTGGTTACGGGCGCTGGTAGCGGAGTGAAACCTATACTCTGACCGGTGTTGATCGATACGATCATACGCTTATTAAATGAACCGTTGATTTGAATGTCATAACGTACTACGCCTTTGTTCAACGCATTGAAGGAGAAAGAGAAGCAAATTGCCGTGATCGGTCTGGGCTACGTCGGCCTGCCACTTGCGCTTGAATTTGCCAGACAGTTTCGGGTGATTGGCTTCGACACCAACGCGGATCGAGTGGCGATGATGCAGCGAGCCGAAGATCCGTCGCGCCAATTACCACCTGACGCGTTTGCCCAGGCCAACATCCTATTCACGGCTGATCCGGAGGTATTAAAACAGGCCCATTTTTTTGTCGTGGCCGTGCCGACACCCGTTGACGAATACAAAGTTCCTGATCTGAAACCGCTCCAGCGTGCTTCGGAGGCCATTGGCCGCGCTCTAAAACCCGGTGATTACGTGGTTTATGAATCGACGGTTTATCCGGGATGCACGGAAGACGATTGCATTCCGACGCTCGAACACCAGTCGGGCCTGACACTGGGAAGCGATTTTAAAGTAGGCTATTCACCTGAACGCATCAATCCCGGCGATAAACAGCGTACATTATCGACCATTCTTAAAATCGTATCGGGCAACGACGCGGAAGCATTGCGGGAAATTTCCGCTGTTTACGGAGCCATCATTCGGGCGGGTGTCTACGAGGCTCCGACGATCAAAGTCGCCGAAGCGGCTAAAGTGATTGAAAATGTACAGCGTGACCTGAACATATCGCTGATGAACGAGCTGTCGATCATTTTCGATAAAATGGGCGTCGATACGCACGAGGTCCTGAAAGCGGCTGGTACTAAATGGAATTTCCTGCCCTTCACGCCCGGACTGGTGGGCGGCCATTGCATCGGTATCGATCCTTACTATCTGCTTTACAAAGCGCGTCAGTTGGGCTATGACCCGCAGGTTATTAACTCTGGCCGACGAATCAACGACGGTATGCCGGCCTATATCGCTACCAAACTCGCCCAATTGTTCCTCCAGCGAGATAAGAATCCCCGGCAGACGAAAGTGCTCGTGATGGGACTCACGTTTAAGGAAAATGTGTCGGATATCCGCAACTCAAAAGTGGCCGATCTGGTGCGTGAACTGATGAAATACGCCATCAATGTACACCTGATCGACCCCCATGCCTCCCCGAACGAAGTGGCGCAGGAGTATCGAATGACGTTGATGGACACGCCCTCGACTAACTACGATGCCATTATTGTGGCCGTCGGCCACGATGAATATAAGGGGCTAGACGTGCCTTATTTTAAATCGTTGATGAACGGTGTGCCGATCCTGCTGGACCTGAAGGGATTGTATAGCGTAACGGCGGCTGATGGTATCGATTACTGGCGATTATGAAACCGTACATAGTCCGCGAGTTACGAACAAAAACGAAGCATGATGAAGTGGTTCAGTAGCATCCTTTTGAGCGTTCTAGTACTGATCGGGTTGCGGGAATACCCAGTGGCCGCTACGGTATTAGCCAGCTCCATCTTGTGCGGCTACTGCGCGTGGACACTAGCCGAACCGATGGCCAAGTTGGTTTTTATCTATCCGCTGTTTTGTTTCTGGCTATCCCAACAGTTCACTGTTTACGACTTTTTTGAGATCGGTGATGGCCCCGCTTATTTCGCCGTGATGGACGATATCCTGCCTCGCCTGACTACCTATGACTATCGGGGTTTGTTAGCACTCATGGCCCTAGCCGGACCCAAATACCTTAACCTGGGATTCCTGCCTACCGCCTTTCTGCCAAACCTGTTTTTCGATGCGCCCGGTTCGGTTGTTTATCAGCTCACGCAGGTCTACACGCACGTGGCGTTGGTGGGATTGCTGCTGTCGTTAACGGTCAAGTGGGATGTGATTGGTGAGCGGTACCGATGCCCCATTTTCCTGTTCATGCTCGTGTCACCGGGTTATCTGGCTTTAGTGTCGTATCCAACCCGTCATCACGTCACAGCCTTTGCCATTTTTCTGCTGTTCATCAGCGTTGAAGCCTGTCTCCAGAAACAAACCGTTAGTCGGCTGTTGGCCTTGTTCGTCGCCGTTGGCCTGATCTTCTTTTGCAAAGCCGGGCTACTGCCGTTTTTCGTACTTTACCTGATTGTTCGCCTTCACAACCCTGAACGCAGGCTCGTAAACGTGCTTCTGGGTGGTGTGCTGATCGGCGCTATGATATATACCTACCAATACGTTCGGCAATTATACGATGCCCGGTTTGCTACCGAAACGATCGGTGTATTCAAAGATGCCTCACTAGGGCCGTTGATGCCGATCTACAAATACGTTATGGCCATTGTGTCGCCGTTTCCGTACTATAAGTATAGCGTTGTCGTCAACACGATTGCCTACGGGGGAAACTGGTTGCTACTGCTGTTGTTCGTTCCGGCGGGGATGACTGGTTTGTGGCTATTTCTCCGAGTGCTGCTCAACCCTCTAAAACTCTGGCGGCATGACGAGGACACGAAACGACTGTTTGCGTATGGCGGTATCATGTCGCTATCCATTCTGGGCGGTTCGACCGGCTTTCTGATGTACATCCTGGTTTTCATGCCCTTTTTCGCACCCCTCTTCCGGATCAGCGACTACAACGTGCAGCCCGTGACTGTGCTGGCGGCCTTGCTGCTGCTCAATGTGGTTGTGCTAGTGCTGAATGGTGAAAATCTATTCGATTACCTATAGCCTATGATTATTGTCAGACTAGCCGGGGGATTGGGCAATCAACTGTTTCAGTACGCATTCGGGCGAGCATTGGCCCACCGGCATAATGTGCCGCTTAAGCTTGATCTGCATGTGCTGGAAGGGCGCAACTATGACCAGACGATGACCGCGCGAGCCTATGCACTCGATCTATTCGGGCTGCCGGTTCCGTTCGCAACACCCGCCGAGGTCGCTCCGTATGTGCCGTTTGTGACGAAACCGTCGACGTTTTTACCGGCACAGTATGGGCACCGATTGCTCCGGAAAGTCAGCCGGTCGCTGAATCCGCGCTATGTCGTAGAAAAGGACGCTGCCCGTTTCGATGCGGGCGTATTGCTGACCGCGCCCTCTCATTGCTACGTGGCTGGCTATTGGCAATCCGAACGCTATTTCTTACCCATACAGCAGGAGTTACGATCTGAGCTACGCGTTGTCACACCGCTGACCGGACCGGCTATCGCACTCGCTGAGCATATAAACACCGTAGAGGCTGTCTGTGTCCACGTTCGGCGAACCGATTTTCTGACCGATGTCCACCAAACGACACTAACGCCCGCCCAAATCCGGCAGGGTGTACAGGTGTTGATTCGGCGGGGTGTGAAGCCGGTTTTGTTCGTTTTCTCCGACGATATAGACTGGTGCCGACGACAGGTTCGTGTGAATGATGCGCCGGTGCATTACGTATCCGAGGAAGCGGTCGGTGGCAACGTTGGCGTTCACTTTCAGCTGATGATGGGCTGCCGCCATTTCATTAATTCGGTCAGTACGTTTAGCTGGTGGGCCGCCTGGCTCTCGAAGCATCCGACGCAACTGGTTTTTCACCCGCCACATCGACGATCCAGCGACTGGGCCGCTCAACACTGGATTACTCTTACCGACGCCTGAAACGACTCGCTTATAGACTATGAACCGGTTGCGTGTATCCATCGTCATGGCGTGTTATAACGCCGAAAAAACGGTCGCTAAGGCCATTGAGAGTATGCTGGTACAGACTGAACCGGCTTTTGAATTTATTATTGTGGATGATGCCAGTCACGACCAGACCGCGATCATACTCCACCAGTACCGACAACTTGATACCCGCATTCGGGTGCTTACCAATCCGGTCAATCAGGGGTTGGCCTATAGCCTGAACCGGGCGATTCGGGCCGCCAGTGCCCCGTTTATTGCCCGTATGGATGCGGACGATAGCAGCCTGCCGGATCGTCTGGCGCGACAGGTCGCCCATCTCACGACACATCCGGATATCGACGTTCTTGGCACAGCAACGGAGTTGATCTCCGAAAATGGGCGGTGGATTGGATCAGTCGTTCTGCCTGTCGATCATGAGCGCATCGTTAGCCAGCGGTATCTGCGCCCGCTGTTCATTCATCCGAGTGTTATGTTCCGGCGCACTTTTTTTGATCGGTGTGGCTACTACGACGAACGACTCCGCCGGACAGAAGACCTTGACCTCTGGCTCCGCGCCCGAACCATAGCCCGGTATGGTAACCTGCCTGATCGTCTGATGCGATACACGTATAGGCCAAAACCGCTGTTTCGCACGTTTCGCAGCGATATGGCCGTTCGGTTTCGCCACATGTGCACCAGTGGCGAACTGGCGCGCAAGGGGCATGAATTGATCTGGTACTCAATCCGGTTTGTCCTGCTAACCTATACGGGCTATACGAGTAAAGCGGTACGAATGACGACCCTCCCCGGCCATACCTCATGACGATTTTACAAACAGCTGACTGGTTTTATCCATCGCAGATGGGTGGGCCGAGCAACGCTATTTACTGGCAGGCCAAAGCCATGACGCGGGCGGGTCACCGGATGATCACCGTTGCTACGTCGCGGGATTTACCGGCTGCGGTGTCGCTGGATCAGTGGATAGATATGGATTGCGGGCGGGTTATCTACACGAAAAATCCTCATTTCTACGTGCCGGTCAACCATATCTGGTACGCACTATCGGTGATGCGGCTGGCTGATGTTGTGCACATTAACAGTCTATTTTATCCCAGTTCCATTGTTCTGGTCGCTGCGGCTAAGCTGATGGGTAAACCCCTGGTCTGGTCACCGCATGGTGAACTGAGTCCAAGTGCGTTAGTGTATCGGCCCCGGTTGAAAAAAGTGTTGCTTCGGCTGTTCCGGATGGTGAGTAATGGCCTTGTTTTCCACGCAACGTCCGCTGCGGAAACCGACTACATTCGCCAGCAATTTGGCGCGAAGGTCGTGGTTCATGCTATCCCCAATAGAATGGAAATTCCGCCGGTTGCCCAGCGTAACGCCAACAAGTACCTGCTCTTTATCGGACGGTTGCACCCCATCAAAGCCATCGACCAATTGATCGAAGCACTGAGCGAATCAACTGTCTTTCGGGAGAGTGACTACACACTGACAATTGCCGGGCCTGGCTCGAACAACTACCTCAGTTACCTGCACGAACGGACGACCGTATTGAACCTGTCCCGAAAAGTGAATTTTGTCGGGACGATTCAGGGCGATCAGAAAGAGCAGCTCTATGCCGACGCCTACCTGACGATTCTGCCGTCGCATGCCGAAAATTTTGGGAATGTTGTCATCGAGTCGTTGGCGCAGGGAACGCCCGTGGTAGCCTCAACCGGAACGCCCTGGCAACTCCTCGAAAGCGAACGGGCGGGGCACTGGGTAGCGAACAAGCCCGCCGAGTTGCGTCGGATCATCGACCTGTATTTGCAGATGCCCGCCGAAGCCTACCAACTGTATCGACAACGAGCGGCCCGGCTGGCCCGTCGAACATTCGATGTTCACGCCAATGTGGGGCAATGGGAGCAACTGTATCGGGATGCCGCGCAACGCACACTCAGTCGTAGACTTTTGTAACGCGGGTAGAAACCCGCGCTAGCTGGCTAAAAATCGCGGGTTTCCACCCGCGTTACGAAAATGGATTACACCCGGCAGACCCTTGCGTTTAAGATTCGGAAAACAGTGCGCTACGTTCGACTATACGGCATTGGCCGTACCTGGACGAAAATAGCCGCTCAGTATCACATGAAACGCGTGTTTCCGGGTCAGGAGTCGCTACCCGTTCCAGCTGGAAAAAGCCTGAAACACGTTGGCATCATTGGTTGTGGCAAATTCGCGTATGCCAACATCGCTTACTACGTCTGTAAAAACTACGGAGATGTGATTCGGGGGGTGATGGACGCCGATCTGGACAAAGCCATTTCGCTCGGAAAACGCTACCAGGCCGATTACTACACGACGGATGCGGAGGCTGTCCTCACCGATCCCGCTGTTACCTTGGTCTATATCGCGTCCAACCACGCTTCGCACACCGATTATGCGATACGGGCCATTCAGAACGGGAAAGCAGTGCACATCGAAAAGCCCCACGCCGTCACGGAAGATCAGCTCGTGCGGCTTTGCAATGCCATGCAACGGTATACGGGACGCGTACGACTGGGTTTCAACCGACCCGATAGCACACTGGGCAGATTACTAAGTGACCACTTTGCCCGACAAACGGGTCCTGCTCTGATCAATTGGTTCGTGGCCGGACACCAGATCGAGGCCGATCACTGGTACTTTGCCGAGTTGGAAGGTGGTCGTATTCTGGGTAATCTGTGTCATTGGATTGATTTTACAATGCGGCTGATTCCAGAAGAATATCGTTTTCCTGTCCAGATCATACCAACTCGTTCCGGTAAGTCAGACTGTGACATCAGTGTTTCCTATGTATTTGGCGATGGGTCGATCGGGACGATTACGTTTTCGGCGAAGGGGCACACGTTCGAAGGGGTGCGCGAAACGATGAATGCGCACCGGGGAAATTTGCTGGCGTCACTCACTGATTTCAGCGCGTTACGGCTGGATATTGGCGAGCGGGTTATTCGCAGGCGACTCTGGTTCCGCGATCATGGCCATCAACACTCGATCTGTACCAGTTACCAAATGCTCAAAAATCCGTCTGTAGCGGAAAGTACCAAAATCGTTTGGGAATCGGGTTACTTGACCATCAAAACAAAGGATGCCCTCGACACGAACCGGCCTGTTCGTGTCGAGGGCTACAACCCCACGTTCGGGCCCGTGAGCCCGGTTTCCAGTAATGAACCATGAAGATTCTTACCGTCGTTGGAGCGCGCCCTAATTTCATCAAAGCCGCACCGTTGCACCGCGCTTTTCGACAGTATCCAACTATCGAGTCGAAAATCGTGCATACCGGTCAGCATTACGATGCCCGCATGAGCGCTATCTTTTTTCGCGAGCTTGACCTCCCCGAACCGGACTATACGCTGGGCATTTCGACAGGAACGCAGGTACAGCAGCTGGCCGAAATTATGCTCAGATTTGAGGACGTACTGACTGCTGAACAGCCTGACTGGGTGCTGGTTGTGGGCGACGTAACGAGCACGCTTGCCTGTGCGTTGGTCGCCAATAAAATGGGCGTTCGGGTGGCGCACGTCGAAGCCGGGTTACGCTCTGGTGATCGTAAGATGCCCGAAGAAATCAATCGAATCCTGACCGACTCGATTGCCGACCTGCTGTTCGTGACAGAACAAGCGGGGCTGGATAATCTCAAACGAGAAGGTATTGCCGATGAAAAGGTCCGGTTTGTCGGTAACGTAATGATTGATTCGCTGGCGTATTCCCGTATGAAGGCCAATGAGCAGAATACCGTCGGGCAATTGGGTTTGCTACCGGGCGGGTATGTTGTTATGACGATGCACCGTCCCGGTAATGTCGATACCGAAGCCGGGCTGACGAATCTCGTGGCGATTGTGGAGCGCGTAGCCAGGGATAAAACCGTACTGTTTCCCGTCCATCCCCGTACCCGGTCTAATCTGGTCAGGTATGGTCTGCTCGGTTGTTTGACAATGATTCCGAATGTTCGCCTGTTGGAACCACAGGGCTATCTGGCCTTTTTAAACTTACTAGAGCACGCGGCTATTGTCATTACCGATTCGGGTGGCGTTCAGGAAGAAACCACCTACCTCCGGGTTCCGTGCCTGACGCTGCGCCAGTCAACCGAACGACCCGTAACCGTCGAATTGGGCACGAATCAGTTATTGGCCAAGCTGGACCCGGACTCCGTTCGTGAGCGCGTAACCGATATATTGACCTGTGGGGCAAAGCAAAGTCTTACTCCGCCCTTGTGGGATGGTAATGCAGCCACGCGCATCGCGGCTGCATTACTGGAAACCCGTTCGTAGCCACTGAACAGAACCCGGATGACCTATTTCGTGGCTTATTCCCCCCGTACCGAAAACGATGAAACAACTTGTACAAAATCTTAAAACGGGCGAAACGGTTCTTGAAGACGTTCCAGCACCCCAGGTGCGCCGGGGGCAGGTATTGATTCAAACACGCCGGTCGTTGGTATCATCCGGTACGGAGCGAATGCTGGTCGAATTTGGGAAAGCGAACTTAATTGCCAAAGCCCGGCAGCAACCCGACAAGATGAAACAGGTCATTGCTAAAATACAAAGCGATGGTTTCTTGCCGACGCTCGAAGCGGTTTTTCGAAAACTCGATCAACCGTTGCCACTTGGGTATTGTAATGTTGGGACGGTGTTGGCGGTCGGGGAGGGCATTACCGATCTGCGCATCGGTGACCGGGTTGCTTCGAACGGACCACATGCCGAAGTTGTCTGTGTGCCGCGCAATCTGGTCGTTCCCGTTCCTGATCGCGTAAGTGACGACAAAGCCGCCTTTACTGTTATGGGGGCGATTGGTTTGCAAGGCATTCGCCTGTTGACGCCGACGCTGGGCGAAACCGTCGTGGTTATCGGTTTGGGGCTGATCGGGTTGCTCACCGCCGACCTGGCACGGTTGAACGGATGCCGGGTGATTGGGCTGGATATAGATGAACCCAGACTACAACTGGCTCGTCAGCGGGGTATTCTGGCTTTGCAGTCGGGTACGGATGGTGATCCGGTCAAGGCAGTGCTGGCCCTGACGAATGGCGTTGGTGCAGACGGCGTGTTGATCACAGCCTCCGCGAAAGGGGACGAACTCGTATCACAAGCTGCCCGTATGAGCCGTAAACGCGGTCGAGTCGTTTTGATTGGTGTCGTAGCGTTGACCCTGAATCGGGCTGAGTTTTATGAGAAGGAATTGACGTTTCAAGTATCGTGCTCGTACGGACCCGGTCGCTACGACGATGCGTATGAACAACAAGGTCATGACTACCCGTTGCCGTTCGTGCGATGGACAGAGAACCGGAATTTTCAGACTATTCTACAACTAATAGAACGGGGTCAGCTGGATGTCAAATCGTTGATTACGGAGTGTATTGCCTTCGCCGATTACCGTAAAATTTATGACACGATCGCGCAGGGGAGTAAGGTAGGTATGGCGTCCTTGATGTATTACCCCGAATCGATTAACCTAACTCCGGTTACCAAGCTTCGTGACGCGACGTACAGAGCCAGTCCAGGTACGGTTGGTCTAATTGGGGCGGGAAATTTTACTGCGGCAACACTGCTACCTGCTCTGAAGGCAGCTGGGGCCACGCTTAAAACGATTGTCAGTGCCGGTGGACTAAATGCGGTATTACTGGCCAAGAAATATGGCTTGAGCGAAGCGACCACCGATTATCGCCGGATACTCGATGATCCCGGCATCGACCTTTGCGTTATCACGACCCGACACGATAGTCATGCGCGACTAACAATCGAAGCCCTACGCGCCGGGAAACATGTATTCGTTGAAAAACCGCTGGCTATCTGTGATGAGGACGTAACGCAGATTGTTGCCGCGCAGCAAGAATCGGGACGACTCGTAATGGTTGGGTTTAATCGTCGATTCTCCCCTTATGCGTTGAAAATGAAATCGTTACTAGGAGGTGATCAATCGGCAGAGGTGCCTATGAATGTTATTGCCACAATAAATGCGGGGGCTATTCCAGCTACGTCGTGGGTGCATGACCGGACTGTGGGTGGTGGTCGTATGTTGGGGGAAGCCTGCCATTTCGTTGATCTGATTACCTTCCTAACCGGAAGCCGGGTGGATCGTGTGTGCATGAACGCGATGGGAAAGCGACCCTCCGAGACGAGCGATTCGGCCTCGCTGCTGCTTCGTTACGAAAACGGGTCAACGGGTGTTATCAACTATTTTGCGAATGGTAGTAAAGCATACGCCAAGGAACGCATAGAAGTTTATTCGCAGGAGCGGACATTGATTCTAGATAATTTTCGCAGTCTGACCGGCTACGGCGTCAATAATTTTTCACGTCTGTCGGGGCGGCAGGATAAAGGACATGCCGAGCAGATGAAACGGCTCATCCGGCACGTCAGAACCGGGAGCGCAGGCGCTGATGACGCGTTATTAATTCCCTTTGCGGAGATCATCAATACAACACAAACGACGCTGGCAGCCCTGCATAGTCTTCGCGAAGGATGCTGGATCGACGTTGCCAGTATCGGAGCTTTTCGTAAAACTGAGCCTGTTCAGTAGCTATGC
Proteins encoded in this region:
- a CDS encoding SLBB domain-containing protein, whose protein sequence is MAILRASGQSVDKLTNEQMQRFVQQAQRSGMSDAQLEQLALKQGFTQSDITRMRQRINERAEGPPKPMTGSNETGRIDRTEVREPAVLPVSPPTRSASAVFGASLFSTTNLTFEPNLRMPTPRNYQLGPDDELIIDVYGNAQQTYRPKVSPEGSIRIENLGPVHVSGLTIEQAEQRIVGRLRTLYRGLNLAGSGLNAQVTLGNIRSINVTLLGQVVRPGTYTVSSLASVFNALYASGGPSPERGSFRSIRVYRSNRLVRTLDVYDFLLRADQKDNIRLFDQDIVFVDQYSTRVELAGEVKQPGLYEIKPGETLQTLLNFAGGYTDRAYTASINVLRNTSTEQQLRTVSAQEVTNFIPKPGDRYTVGVILNRIENNVTIGGAVFRPGDFSLEKNPTLKQLIRSAEGLREDAFLNRATIRRLRPNLDPALISVDIGKVVRAEIADIPLHREDIVTIHTISELRQNRTVSIKGEVNKAGTFAFADSMTVANLIVLAGGFSEGAIASRMEIARRVGTDTTDLPNGQTIRLIAVDIDPNLRLNPADARLTLQPFDEVFVRRSPHYEDQKGAIVRGDVFYPGSYAIRTTTDRVADLIARAGGLKPDAYLPAARFTRKGEVVSIDMRKILDNPADPGNLLLDDGDSLTIPRRVELVRIRGEVLNPITVEYNPANSFRDYIAEAGNFTKKAIRRKTYVIATNGKIRPTKSVLGIHRFPTPERGMTIIVPAESPKESGKTSPAERTAMLSVIASAAAVVLTALRLFSN
- a CDS encoding GNVR domain-containing protein — translated: MKQDLPRMPPTDLSAKSLIRLAWQGRMRLGLVVILFTLLGIVVALLTTPEFVSEARIMPEMNSGDGGVFKRLASVAGFSGFDLSDAEEVDAVRPDLYPNVLQSTPFVLYLLDQAVAQTNGQMTTIAALLWPADNWSLGDWFSAEKTGDTKPVDQQIDQPLNLSRRQEKLIEDVGKRVHAKLDTRSGVITITARMPDARVAATAAQLAMNYLTQYVTSYRTEKARQDLRFYTRQLNEARKRYQLAQYGVFRYDDEHKNFVVQAATMEKQRREAELMIAQTVYTELSRQFEQAKLKVQERTPVFKVLEPAKIPRVRISPKRTLMVLVYAMVGLGVGMTYLVLRRANPIGWLRALVAE
- a CDS encoding nucleotide sugar dehydrogenase, with the protein product MFNALKEKEKQIAVIGLGYVGLPLALEFARQFRVIGFDTNADRVAMMQRAEDPSRQLPPDAFAQANILFTADPEVLKQAHFFVVAVPTPVDEYKVPDLKPLQRASEAIGRALKPGDYVVYESTVYPGCTEDDCIPTLEHQSGLTLGSDFKVGYSPERINPGDKQRTLSTILKIVSGNDAEALREISAVYGAIIRAGVYEAPTIKVAEAAKVIENVQRDLNISLMNELSIIFDKMGVDTHEVLKAAGTKWNFLPFTPGLVGGHCIGIDPYYLLYKARQLGYDPQVINSGRRINDGMPAYIATKLAQLFLQRDKNPRQTKVLVMGLTFKENVSDIRNSKVADLVRELMKYAINVHLIDPHASPNEVAQEYRMTLMDTPSTNYDAIIVAVGHDEYKGLDVPYFKSLMNGVPILLDLKGLYSVTAADGIDYWRL
- a CDS encoding alpha-1,2-fucosyltransferase, which produces MIIVRLAGGLGNQLFQYAFGRALAHRHNVPLKLDLHVLEGRNYDQTMTARAYALDLFGLPVPFATPAEVAPYVPFVTKPSTFLPAQYGHRLLRKVSRSLNPRYVVEKDAARFDAGVLLTAPSHCYVAGYWQSERYFLPIQQELRSELRVVTPLTGPAIALAEHINTVEAVCVHVRRTDFLTDVHQTTLTPAQIRQGVQVLIRRGVKPVLFVFSDDIDWCRRQVRVNDAPVHYVSEEAVGGNVGVHFQLMMGCRHFINSVSTFSWWAAWLSKHPTQLVFHPPHRRSSDWAAQHWITLTDA
- a CDS encoding glycosyltransferase, producing MNRLRVSIVMACYNAEKTVAKAIESMLVQTEPAFEFIIVDDASHDQTAIILHQYRQLDTRIRVLTNPVNQGLAYSLNRAIRAASAPFIARMDADDSSLPDRLARQVAHLTTHPDIDVLGTATELISENGRWIGSVVLPVDHERIVSQRYLRPLFIHPSVMFRRTFFDRCGYYDERLRRTEDLDLWLRARTIARYGNLPDRLMRYTYRPKPLFRTFRSDMAVRFRHMCTSGELARKGHELIWYSIRFVLLTYTGYTSKAVRMTTLPGHTS
- a CDS encoding glycosyltransferase, with the protein product MTILQTADWFYPSQMGGPSNAIYWQAKAMTRAGHRMITVATSRDLPAAVSLDQWIDMDCGRVIYTKNPHFYVPVNHIWYALSVMRLADVVHINSLFYPSSIVLVAAAKLMGKPLVWSPHGELSPSALVYRPRLKKVLLRLFRMVSNGLVFHATSAAETDYIRQQFGAKVVVHAIPNRMEIPPVAQRNANKYLLFIGRLHPIKAIDQLIEALSESTVFRESDYTLTIAGPGSNNYLSYLHERTTVLNLSRKVNFVGTIQGDQKEQLYADAYLTILPSHAENFGNVVIESLAQGTPVVASTGTPWQLLESERAGHWVANKPAELRRIIDLYLQMPAEAYQLYRQRAARLARRTFDVHANVGQWEQLYRDAAQRTLSRRLL